A window of Lagenorhynchus albirostris chromosome 11, mLagAlb1.1, whole genome shotgun sequence contains these coding sequences:
- the LOC132529482 gene encoding SH3 domain-binding glutamic acid-rich-like protein 2, protein MVIHVFTASSSGFVVIKKKQQDVVRFLEANKIKSEEVDVTMSEEQRQWKYKNIPPEKEPVQGNPLPPQIFNGDRYCADYDSLFESKESNTVFSFLGLKSQLASKEEP, encoded by the coding sequence ATGGTCATCCACGTATTCACCGCCTCCTCCTCGGGCTTCGTGGTGATAAAGAAGAAGCAGCAGGATGTGGTTAGATTTCTGGAAGCCAACAAGATAAAGTCTGAGGAGGTGGACGTCACGATGTCAGAAGAGCAGAGGCAGTGGAAGTACAAAAACATCCCCCCGGAGAAGGAGCCTGTTCAGGGCAACCCTCTGCCACCTCAGATATTTAATGGTGACCGATACTGTGCAGACTATGACAGTTTATTTGAATCCAAGGAAAGCAACACAGTCTTTTCATTCTTAGGCCTGAAATCACAGTTGGCATCAAAGGAAGAACCTTAG